The proteins below come from a single Crossiella sp. CA-258035 genomic window:
- a CDS encoding VOC family protein: protein MLRGLTTVSHFSDDVPAAVAWYAELLGIEPYFQREVQGKLAYVEFRLGDYQHELGILDRRFAPPGAGNSGGTMTYWAVDDVEAAYQRLLDLGGTAQQPPTEHGPGFVTASVIDPFGNPLGVMFNQHYLDVLTRRPA, encoded by the coding sequence ATGTTGCGAGGACTCACCACCGTCAGCCATTTCTCCGACGACGTCCCGGCCGCCGTGGCCTGGTACGCCGAACTGCTCGGCATCGAGCCGTACTTCCAGCGCGAGGTCCAGGGCAAGCTCGCCTACGTCGAGTTCCGCCTCGGCGACTACCAGCACGAGCTCGGCATCCTGGACCGCCGCTTCGCCCCGCCCGGCGCGGGCAACTCCGGCGGCACCATGACCTACTGGGCCGTGGACGACGTCGAGGCCGCCTACCAGCGCCTGCTCGACCTGGGCGGCACCGCGCAGCAGCCGCCCACCGAACACGGGCCCGGCTTCGTCACCGCCTCGGTGATCGACCCCTTCGGCAACCCGCTGGGCGTGATGTTCAACCAGCACTACCTCGACGTGCTCACCCGTCGGCCCGCTTGA
- a CDS encoding cupin domain-containing protein codes for MITRILALGAIGLAVLGGCGTAPATTIGPGPTDGVTRVELQRSPAPAQGFEIVQTRVEIPEGKESGRHSHPGPEVGYIVQGDVVIEFADREPLRLRTGDPFLIPAGVVHNARNVGTVRTQMLSTYVIDQAKPLVTRH; via the coding sequence ATGATCACTCGAATCCTCGCGCTGGGCGCGATCGGCCTGGCCGTGCTCGGCGGCTGCGGCACCGCCCCCGCGACCACGATCGGCCCCGGCCCCACCGACGGCGTCACCAGGGTCGAGCTCCAGCGCTCCCCCGCGCCGGCCCAGGGCTTCGAGATCGTGCAGACCCGGGTGGAGATCCCGGAAGGCAAGGAGTCCGGCCGCCACAGCCATCCCGGACCCGAGGTCGGTTACATCGTGCAGGGCGATGTGGTGATCGAGTTCGCGGACCGCGAACCGTTGCGGCTGCGCACCGGCGACCCGTTCCTCATCCCGGCCGGTGTCGTGCACAACGCGCGCAACGTCGGCACGGTCCGCACCCAGATGCTCTCCACCTACGTCATCGACCAGGCCAAACCGCTGGTCACCAGGCACTGA
- a CDS encoding metal ABC transporter substrate-binding protein translates to MRKTPSRLTRTWLAAACALALAATGCTSRTADGSGDGRPVVLTTFTVLADIAGNVAGDKLRVESITKAGAEIHGYEPTPADIRKASQAKLILDNGLNLEAWFAKFVAELDVPHVVVSEGVQPVDIAEDAYRGKPNPHAWMSPLDVRTYADNMAKAFGKLAPEHAAEFTANAERYKQQLTSVQERLTGALGALPKEQRALVTCEGAFSYLARDAGLTERYLWAVNAEQQATPQQIAGAIEFVRQNRVPAVFCESTVSDAPMQQVVSATGARFGGVLYVDSLSEAGGPVPTYLDLIRHDVDTIVSGLTKAAA, encoded by the coding sequence ATGCGCAAGACACCTTCGCGGTTGACCCGCACCTGGCTGGCCGCGGCCTGCGCACTCGCGCTGGCCGCGACCGGCTGCACCTCGCGCACCGCCGACGGCTCCGGGGACGGCAGGCCCGTGGTGCTGACCACCTTCACCGTGCTGGCCGACATCGCGGGCAACGTGGCAGGCGACAAGCTGCGGGTGGAGTCGATCACCAAGGCGGGCGCGGAGATCCACGGCTACGAGCCAACCCCAGCCGACATCCGCAAGGCATCCCAGGCCAAGCTGATCCTGGACAACGGGCTCAACCTGGAGGCGTGGTTCGCCAAGTTCGTCGCCGAGCTGGACGTGCCGCACGTGGTGGTCAGCGAGGGCGTCCAGCCGGTGGACATCGCCGAGGACGCCTACCGCGGCAAGCCCAACCCGCACGCCTGGATGTCCCCGCTGGACGTGCGCACCTACGCCGACAACATGGCCAAGGCCTTCGGCAAGCTGGCCCCCGAGCACGCCGCCGAGTTCACCGCCAACGCCGAACGCTACAAGCAGCAGCTCACCTCGGTGCAGGAGCGGCTCACCGGTGCGCTGGGCGCACTGCCGAAGGAGCAGCGGGCGCTGGTCACCTGCGAGGGCGCGTTCTCCTACCTGGCCAGGGACGCCGGGCTCACCGAGCGCTACCTGTGGGCGGTCAACGCCGAGCAGCAGGCCACCCCGCAGCAGATCGCGGGCGCGATCGAGTTCGTCCGGCAGAACCGGGTGCCCGCGGTGTTCTGCGAGTCCACCGTCTCCGACGCGCCCATGCAGCAGGTGGTCTCGGCCACCGGAGCCCGCTTCGGCGGGGTGCTCTACGTGGACTCGCTGTCCGAGGCGGGCGGCCCGGTGCCGACCTACCTGGACCTGATCCGGCACGACGTGGACACCATTGTCAGCGGCCTGACCAAGGCGGCGGCATGA
- a CDS encoding metal-dependent transcriptional regulator: protein MSVSELSESTQNYLKVVWALQEWSTEPVTTSVIAQRLGLRLSSVSESVRRLTEQGLLEHPRYGSVGLTETGRAHALAMVRRHRLIETFLVNALNYRWDEVHEEAEQLEHVVSDLLVSRIDEFLGKPTRDPHGDPIPAADGTIHRPDARQLTGVPPGARVRVERISDADGARLQYFADNGLVIDTELTVLASAAGSDTLTVRVDGRTDQLSLGPAATDAVWVSLR, encoded by the coding sequence ATGTCGGTGTCCGAGCTGTCGGAGAGCACCCAGAACTACCTGAAGGTGGTCTGGGCGTTGCAGGAGTGGTCCACGGAGCCGGTCACCACCTCGGTGATCGCCCAGCGGCTCGGCCTGCGGCTGTCCTCGGTCTCGGAGTCGGTGCGCAGGCTCACCGAACAGGGCCTGCTGGAGCACCCGCGCTACGGCAGCGTCGGCCTGACCGAGACCGGCCGCGCGCACGCGCTGGCCATGGTCCGCAGGCACCGGCTGATCGAGACCTTCCTGGTCAACGCGCTGAACTACCGCTGGGACGAGGTGCACGAGGAGGCCGAGCAGCTCGAACACGTGGTCTCGGACCTGTTGGTCAGCCGGATCGACGAGTTCCTCGGCAAACCCACCCGCGACCCGCACGGCGACCCCATCCCGGCCGCCGACGGCACCATCCACCGCCCGGACGCCCGCCAGCTGACCGGCGTGCCACCCGGCGCGCGGGTGCGAGTGGAGCGGATCTCCGACGCCGACGGCGCGCGGTTGCAGTACTTCGCTGACAACGGTCTGGTCATCGACACCGAGCTGACCGTGCTGGCGTCGGCGGCCGGTTCGGACACCCTGACCGTGCGGGTCGACGGCCGCACGGACCAGCTGAGCCTGGGCCCCGCGGCCACCGACGCGGTGTGGGTGTCGCTGCGCTGA
- a CDS encoding RES family NAD+ phosphorylase, with amino-acid sequence MTRLPPPPSPEVLTSAVDPATDILSLSASTRLVRLFFAGGRHPQRWNSFRHVGPLPHAFFDPQPPTEDGLPARSDEHGVVYFSLSIRTSIAEVFQATAVVDRQTRAPHLVMTRPRRALRLLDLTGLWPTKVGASQAIWQDSTDRTQAWARAIREAMPDLDGLWYRSGVDAGNPALCLWDPPAASALPARPDVLHPLDHTGLDLSLGRAGQELNYTILGA; translated from the coding sequence ATGACCCGACTACCGCCGCCTCCCTCGCCGGAGGTGCTGACCAGCGCGGTCGATCCAGCGACCGACATCCTCAGCCTGTCCGCCTCGACCCGCCTGGTCCGGTTGTTCTTCGCCGGTGGCAGGCATCCGCAGCGGTGGAACTCCTTCCGGCACGTCGGCCCGCTGCCGCACGCCTTCTTCGACCCGCAGCCGCCCACCGAGGACGGGCTGCCGGCCCGCAGCGACGAACACGGCGTGGTCTACTTCTCGCTGTCCATCCGCACCTCCATCGCCGAGGTCTTCCAGGCCACCGCGGTGGTGGACCGGCAGACCCGCGCCCCGCACCTGGTGATGACCCGGCCCCGGCGGGCGCTGCGGCTGCTCGACCTGACCGGGCTGTGGCCGACCAAGGTCGGCGCCTCGCAGGCGATCTGGCAGGACAGCACCGACCGCACCCAGGCCTGGGCCCGCGCCATCCGCGAGGCCATGCCCGACCTGGACGGCCTGTGGTACCGCTCCGGGGTGGACGCGGGCAATCCGGCGCTGTGCCTGTGGGATCCGCCGGCGGCCTCCGCGCTGCCGGCCCGGCCGGACGTGCTGCACCCGCTCGACCACACCGGGCTGGACCTCTCGCTGGGGCGCGCGGGGCAGGAGCTGAACTACACCATCCTGGGCGCCTGA
- a CDS encoding VOC family protein, with the protein MTSVTPYVMVRNANEFIEFIGTAFEAEVVNRVPLSTDPERVIHAEARIGESTLFFADGGADGRQCLPTPTDPAHVQLWTTVPDPEAVHARAVAGGANSAMPVTVQDDGSRMGGFVDPFGTLWWVSSTRP; encoded by the coding sequence ATGACATCTGTGACCCCGTACGTGATGGTGCGCAACGCCAACGAGTTCATCGAGTTCATCGGCACGGCCTTCGAGGCCGAGGTGGTCAACCGGGTCCCGCTGTCCACCGACCCGGAGCGGGTGATCCACGCCGAGGCCCGGATCGGCGAGAGCACGCTGTTCTTCGCCGACGGCGGCGCGGACGGCCGCCAGTGCCTGCCCACCCCCACGGATCCGGCGCACGTCCAGCTGTGGACCACCGTGCCCGACCCGGAGGCGGTGCACGCCAGGGCGGTGGCCGGTGGCGCCAACTCGGCCATGCCGGTGACCGTGCAGGATGACGGCAGCCGGATGGGCGGCTTCGTGGACCCGTTCGGCACGCTGTGGTGGGTGAGCTCCACCCGCCCCTGA
- a CDS encoding alpha/beta hydrolase: MTPRITGFDYQRVPVADGVALNVAIGGAGRPIVLLHGFPQTHLMWRHVAADLAADHTVIAPDLRGYGDSDKPDGDYAKRVMAADVVALARQLGHDRFALAGHDRGALVAVRAGLDHPDAVTHLASLDVLPTIDMWEVMRGRSAAVGFHLYLMAQPPGLPEAMIAASADDFFGYFLDLWTRDPAAIPADIRAAYLAASRAAVSSIVADYRASAGIDVEHDEVDRAAGNRLRMPVTVLQQDWGAALGFDAAGLWRAWAADLRHQTVSCGHFMAEEAPSVVIAALRELLSR, translated from the coding sequence ATGACACCGAGGATCACCGGATTCGACTACCAACGGGTGCCCGTCGCCGACGGGGTGGCGCTCAACGTGGCCATTGGCGGCGCGGGTCGCCCGATCGTGCTGTTGCACGGCTTCCCGCAGACCCACCTGATGTGGCGGCACGTGGCCGCCGACCTGGCCGCCGACCACACCGTCATCGCGCCTGACCTGCGCGGATACGGGGACAGCGACAAGCCCGACGGCGACTACGCCAAGCGGGTCATGGCCGCGGACGTGGTCGCGCTGGCGCGGCAGCTGGGCCACGACCGGTTCGCGCTGGCCGGGCACGACCGGGGCGCGCTGGTGGCCGTCCGCGCGGGGCTGGACCACCCGGACGCGGTCACCCACCTGGCCTCGCTGGACGTGCTGCCCACGATCGACATGTGGGAGGTCATGCGCGGGCGCTCAGCCGCGGTGGGCTTCCACCTGTACCTGATGGCGCAGCCGCCCGGCCTGCCGGAGGCGATGATCGCGGCCAGCGCGGACGACTTCTTCGGCTACTTCCTGGACCTGTGGACCAGGGACCCGGCGGCGATCCCGGCCGACATCCGCGCCGCCTACCTGGCCGCATCCCGCGCCGCCGTGTCCTCGATTGTGGCGGACTACCGAGCCTCGGCCGGGATCGACGTCGAGCACGACGAAGTGGACCGGGCGGCCGGGAACCGGTTGCGGATGCCGGTGACGGTGTTGCAGCAGGACTGGGGTGCGGCGCTGGGGTTCGACGCGGCCGGGCTGTGGCGGGCCTGGGCGGCGGACCTGCGGCACCAGACGGTGAGCTGCGGGCACTTCATGGCCGAGGAGGCGCCCTCGGTGGTGATCGCGGCGCTGCGGGAGCTGTTGTCCAGGTAG
- a CDS encoding WYL domain-containing protein yields MRADRLVATLLLMQSRGRVTAAELAEELEVSVATARRDLEALSTAGIPVYPQPGRGGGWSLLGGARTDLSGLSATEAQALFLLVGPAAAVSAEAKAALRKLVRALPRTFRADAEAAASATMIDPTRWGERDRRRPELVDRLQSAVVGRRKVWLTYTSGTRERSERLVDPWGLVDKDEVWYLLAGTEKGRRTFRVDRIVAAELTEEPAERPDDFTLAAAWDEVVGEVERKRSRTWATVLIESRFLAVLRNQFGRHCEVGAETGDRVEVRLAAPTPLDLARNLAGWGGLVEVLEPPAVRAELARIGAELTGRYAS; encoded by the coding sequence ATGCGCGCTGACCGGCTTGTCGCCACCCTGTTGCTGATGCAGTCCCGCGGCCGGGTCACCGCCGCCGAGCTGGCCGAGGAGCTGGAGGTCTCGGTGGCCACCGCCCGCCGCGACCTGGAGGCGCTGTCCACCGCGGGCATTCCGGTGTACCCGCAGCCCGGCCGGGGCGGCGGCTGGTCGCTGCTCGGCGGGGCCCGCACCGACCTCAGCGGCCTGTCCGCCACCGAGGCCCAGGCACTGTTCCTGCTGGTCGGACCGGCCGCCGCGGTCTCCGCCGAGGCCAAGGCCGCGCTGCGCAAACTGGTGCGGGCCCTCCCCCGGACCTTCCGCGCCGACGCCGAGGCCGCGGCCAGCGCCACCATGATCGACCCGACCCGCTGGGGTGAACGCGACCGCCGCAGGCCCGAGCTGGTCGACCGGTTGCAGTCCGCCGTGGTCGGCCGCCGCAAGGTCTGGCTGACCTACACCAGCGGGACGCGGGAACGCTCCGAACGCCTGGTCGACCCGTGGGGCCTGGTCGACAAGGACGAGGTCTGGTACCTGCTCGCCGGAACCGAGAAGGGCCGCCGGACGTTCCGGGTGGACCGGATCGTGGCCGCGGAGCTGACCGAGGAGCCCGCCGAGCGCCCTGACGACTTCACCCTGGCCGCGGCCTGGGACGAGGTGGTCGGCGAGGTGGAGCGGAAACGCTCGCGGACCTGGGCCACCGTGCTCATCGAGTCGCGGTTCCTCGCGGTGCTGCGCAACCAGTTCGGGCGGCACTGCGAGGTCGGCGCGGAGACCGGTGACCGGGTCGAGGTCCGGCTGGCCGCGCCGACACCGCTGGACCTGGCCCGCAACCTGGCCGGGTGGGGCGGGCTGGTGGAGGTGTTGGAGCCGCCGGCGGTGCGGGCCGAGCTGGCCAGGATCGGCGCGGAGCTGACCGGGCGGTACGCGAGCTGA
- a CDS encoding BTAD domain-containing putative transcriptional regulator, with translation MTFGVLGPLVAADEHGPVALRGPRHRAVLARLLIARRRVVPVRVLADDLWPDPPEGAVGAIQTFVAALRQSLEPGRPPRTPATLLVTETPGYALRADPGAVDAWRFEAALANPDLAALDAALALWRGPAYSEFAEEPWARAEIARLDELRLLAVERRAEAALAQGQAAAVAAELRAHVTANPWREHAWQLLALALYRAGRQREALDALRTAKHALATELGVDAGPELRQLESDILAQATHLDAPAAPPHFAPPAPPRPPAPLPPLSSSAPPERLAPPPLFGRAPELAKLATTPSRLHLALVSGEAGSGKTALAEALTATLAAQGWTTAWGRNPEHPDTPATWPWTQILDTLAAHTPIPPSTPPADPAAARFHLHRTVLSYVDTVARRAPLLLVLDDLHRATEETLALLGTLVTEAPPRPILIVATLHSTEVSPALTDLLASVAAAEPTRVYLTGLPEPATAQLLRATTQCAVPDRVVRAIHERSGGNPFFARELARLYDAEGDTALTAVPTGVRDVLRHRLTTLSEDARTVLRQAAVIGREADLELLITLSGNENLVLDTVDSALLLGFLAESGPDRIRFAHALVRDTLYEEVSTARRARWHATIAESLETLRPNDIDALAHHHLLAGNRAPADRVAHYTAAAAQRAEDRFAPHEAARLWQAALAAHDGDPRTRLELLMGLVRAQAVTGNLETARHHRAAALAQAEALGDPELTARVIGAFDVPGIWTTNDDPAIAGQVVATTERTLAALPPHQLAHRARLLTTLAMELRGTRSARATAAATEAEALAREIGDPALLAFALNGRFLHTFDRAGLAPQRATLGRELLDLSAAHHLVTFEVLAHLILLQAHSALAEFSAADRHATAADQLADRHHLPLVGVFTEWYAALRLAATGHRAEARSAYRAAATRLPGTGMTGLEPGLLPLALLSLDFPSSTVDLNVDWGPYLDWVRPLALIADGDRAGARAALRALPDTPADLLTEARLCLLAHAALALEDRDAMARAHEELRPAAAELAGAGSGLLTFGPVAGHLAKLAAALDR, from the coding sequence ATGACGTTCGGTGTGCTCGGCCCGTTGGTGGCCGCGGACGAGCACGGGCCGGTCGCGCTGCGCGGTCCCCGGCACCGGGCGGTGCTGGCCCGGTTGCTGATCGCCCGTCGCCGGGTGGTTCCGGTCCGGGTGCTCGCCGACGACCTGTGGCCGGACCCGCCGGAGGGCGCGGTCGGCGCCATCCAGACCTTCGTCGCCGCCCTGCGCCAGTCCCTGGAACCCGGCCGCCCACCGCGGACCCCGGCCACCCTGCTGGTCACCGAAACTCCCGGCTACGCCCTGCGCGCCGACCCCGGGGCCGTCGACGCCTGGCGCTTCGAGGCCGCCCTCGCCAACCCGGACCTGGCCGCCCTGGACGCCGCCCTCGCCCTCTGGCGCGGCCCCGCCTACTCCGAGTTCGCCGAGGAACCCTGGGCCCGCGCCGAGATCGCCCGCCTGGACGAGCTCCGTCTGCTGGCCGTGGAACGCCGCGCCGAGGCCGCCCTCGCCCAGGGCCAGGCCGCCGCGGTCGCCGCCGAGCTGCGCGCCCACGTCACCGCCAACCCGTGGCGCGAACACGCCTGGCAGCTGCTCGCCCTGGCGCTCTACCGGGCGGGCCGCCAACGCGAGGCCCTGGACGCCCTGCGCACGGCCAAGCACGCGCTGGCCACCGAACTCGGCGTGGACGCAGGCCCAGAGCTGCGCCAACTGGAATCGGACATCCTCGCCCAGGCCACCCACCTGGACGCCCCCGCCGCGCCACCGCACTTCGCACCGCCCGCCCCGCCCCGGCCGCCCGCGCCGCTCCCGCCGCTCTCCTCGTCCGCCCCGCCCGAACGACTGGCCCCGCCACCCCTGTTCGGCCGCGCCCCCGAGCTCGCCAAGCTCGCCACCACCCCGTCCCGCCTGCACCTCGCCCTCGTCTCCGGCGAAGCGGGTTCCGGCAAGACCGCCCTCGCCGAAGCCCTCACCGCCACCCTCGCCGCCCAGGGCTGGACCACCGCCTGGGGCCGCAACCCCGAACACCCCGACACCCCGGCCACCTGGCCCTGGACCCAGATCCTGGACACCCTGGCCGCCCACACCCCGATCCCGCCCAGCACACCGCCCGCCGACCCCGCCGCCGCCCGCTTCCACCTGCACCGCACCGTACTGTCCTATGTGGACACCGTCGCCCGGCGCGCCCCGCTGCTGCTCGTGCTCGACGACCTGCACCGCGCCACCGAGGAAACCCTCGCCCTGCTCGGCACCCTGGTCACCGAAGCCCCGCCCCGCCCGATCCTGATCGTGGCCACCTTGCACTCCACCGAGGTCTCGCCCGCCCTGACCGACCTGCTCGCCAGTGTCGCCGCCGCCGAACCCACCCGCGTCTACCTCACCGGCCTGCCCGAACCCGCGACCGCGCAACTGCTCCGCGCCACCACCCAGTGCGCCGTGCCGGACCGGGTCGTGCGCGCCATCCACGAACGCAGCGGCGGCAACCCGTTCTTCGCCCGCGAGCTGGCCCGCCTGTACGACGCCGAGGGCGACACCGCGCTGACCGCCGTGCCCACCGGCGTCCGGGACGTGCTCCGCCACCGCCTCACCACCCTGTCCGAGGACGCCCGCACGGTGCTGCGCCAGGCCGCCGTGATCGGCAGGGAAGCCGACCTGGAACTGCTGATCACCTTGTCCGGCAACGAGAACCTGGTGCTGGACACGGTGGACTCCGCGCTGCTGCTGGGTTTCCTGGCCGAGTCCGGCCCCGACCGCATCCGGTTCGCGCACGCCCTGGTCCGCGACACCCTCTACGAGGAGGTGTCCACCGCCCGCCGCGCCCGCTGGCACGCCACCATCGCCGAGTCCCTGGAAACCCTGCGCCCCAACGACATCGACGCCCTGGCCCACCACCACCTGCTGGCAGGCAACCGCGCCCCGGCCGACCGGGTGGCCCATTACACCGCCGCCGCGGCCCAGCGCGCCGAAGACCGCTTCGCCCCGCACGAGGCCGCGCGGCTCTGGCAGGCCGCGCTGGCCGCCCACGACGGCGATCCGCGCACCCGGCTGGAACTGCTCATGGGCCTGGTCCGCGCCCAGGCGGTCACCGGCAACCTGGAAACCGCCCGCCACCACCGCGCCGCTGCCCTCGCCCAGGCCGAAGCGCTCGGCGATCCGGAGCTGACCGCCAGGGTGATCGGCGCGTTCGACGTCCCCGGCATCTGGACCACCAACGACGATCCCGCCATCGCCGGGCAGGTCGTCGCGACCACCGAACGCACCCTCGCCGCCCTGCCGCCACACCAGCTCGCCCACCGCGCCCGCCTGCTGACCACCCTGGCCATGGAGCTCCGCGGCACCCGCTCCGCCCGCGCCACCGCCGCGGCGACGGAAGCCGAAGCGCTGGCAAGGGAAATCGGCGATCCGGCGCTGCTCGCCTTCGCGCTCAACGGCCGCTTCCTGCACACCTTCGACCGCGCGGGCCTGGCCCCGCAACGCGCCACCCTGGGCCGCGAGCTGCTCGACCTGTCCGCCGCGCACCACCTGGTCACCTTCGAGGTGCTGGCCCACCTGATCCTGCTCCAGGCCCACTCCGCCCTGGCCGAGTTCAGCGCCGCCGACCGGCACGCCACCGCCGCCGACCAGCTCGCCGACCGCCACCACCTGCCGCTGGTCGGCGTGTTCACCGAGTGGTACGCGGCCCTGCGCCTGGCCGCCACCGGCCACCGCGCCGAGGCCCGGTCCGCCTACCGAGCCGCCGCCACCCGACTGCCTGGCACCGGCATGACCGGCCTCGAGCCGGGCCTGCTGCCACTTGCCTTGCTGTCACTTGACTTCCCATCGTCCACAGTGGACCTGAACGTGGACTGGGGACCGTACCTGGACTGGGTCCGCCCACTCGCCCTGATCGCCGACGGCGACCGCGCAGGGGCCCGCGCCGCGCTGCGCGCCCTGCCGGACACCCCGGCCGACCTGCTCACCGAAGCCCGCCTCTGCCTGCTCGCCCACGCCGCCCTCGCACTCGAGGACCGGGACGCGATGGCCCGCGCCCACGAGGAGCTGCGGCCCGCCGCCGCCGAGCTGGCGGGAGCGGGCAGCGGGCTGCTCACCTTCGGCCCGGTGGCCGGTCACCTCGCGAAGCTGGCTGCCGCACTGGACCGCTGA
- a CDS encoding helix-turn-helix transcriptional regulator, protein MSAVRLLVLGAVRRHGRAHGYQVRADLESWGAHEWSTATSGSVYHALKAMTGQGLLLLHETTPSAAGGPPRMEYELTRQGEETYFALLRKALTSHDPGLDLIAAAVGLIEDLPRAEAISLLRKRSAAMASWRASVREGLPAEADLDEWGPVGEVLGLWLHTADNRAEWTDRLIRRLESGAFRMAGE, encoded by the coding sequence ATGTCGGCGGTTCGGCTGCTGGTGCTCGGCGCGGTGCGCAGGCACGGACGCGCGCACGGCTACCAGGTTCGCGCGGACCTGGAGAGCTGGGGCGCGCACGAGTGGTCCACGGCCACCTCGGGCTCGGTCTACCACGCCCTGAAGGCGATGACCGGCCAGGGATTGCTGCTGCTGCACGAGACCACGCCCAGTGCAGCGGGCGGGCCGCCGCGCATGGAGTACGAGCTGACGCGGCAGGGCGAGGAAACCTACTTCGCCCTGCTGCGCAAGGCCCTCACCAGCCACGACCCCGGCCTGGACCTGATAGCCGCCGCGGTCGGCCTGATCGAGGACCTGCCCCGCGCCGAGGCGATCTCGTTGCTGCGCAAGCGATCCGCGGCGATGGCGTCCTGGCGGGCCAGCGTGCGCGAGGGGCTGCCCGCCGAGGCGGACCTTGATGAGTGGGGGCCGGTGGGCGAGGTGCTGGGGCTGTGGCTGCACACCGCGGACAACCGCGCGGAGTGGACGGACCGGCTGATCCGCAGGCTGGAGTCGGGCGCGTTCCGGATGGCGGGGGAGTAG
- a CDS encoding metal ABC transporter ATP-binding protein, producing MSPSVRVSDVTVHYGEVLALDGVSLTLERGRVHALIGVNGSGKSTLFKTIMGVLRPDSGTVEVDGGSPARARRSGAIGYVPQSETVDWAFPLSVRDVVLTGRYGHLGFTRRPRRADHEAVDAALARVELTDLADRQIGQLSGGQRKRAFLARGIAQHARILLLDEPFAGVDKPSEATITRQLRALAADGVTILISTHDLAAVPGLADEALLLMRRILAHGDPAEVLAPDKLALAFGLDVSQEPV from the coding sequence ATGAGCCCCTCGGTCCGGGTCAGCGACGTCACCGTGCACTACGGCGAGGTGCTGGCGCTGGACGGGGTCAGCCTCACCCTGGAGCGGGGGCGGGTGCACGCGCTGATCGGGGTCAACGGCTCCGGCAAGTCCACCCTGTTCAAGACCATCATGGGCGTGCTGCGGCCGGACTCCGGCACGGTGGAGGTCGACGGCGGCAGCCCGGCCAGGGCGCGCAGGTCCGGCGCGATCGGGTACGTGCCGCAGAGCGAGACGGTGGACTGGGCGTTCCCGCTCTCGGTCCGCGACGTGGTGCTCACCGGCCGCTACGGCCACCTCGGCTTCACCCGCCGCCCGCGCCGCGCCGACCACGAGGCGGTGGACGCCGCGCTGGCCAGGGTTGAGCTGACCGACCTGGCCGACCGGCAGATCGGCCAGCTCTCCGGTGGCCAGCGCAAACGCGCCTTCCTGGCCCGCGGCATCGCCCAGCACGCCCGGATCCTGCTGCTGGACGAGCCCTTCGCCGGGGTGGACAAGCCCTCCGAGGCCACCATCACCCGGCAGCTGCGCGCGCTGGCCGCCGACGGGGTGACCATCCTGATCTCCACCCACGACCTGGCCGCGGTGCCCGGCCTGGCCGACGAGGCGCTGCTGCTGATGCGCCGGATCCTGGCCCACGGCGACCCGGCCGAGGTGCTCGCCCCGGACAAGCTGGCCCTGGCCTTCGGTCTCGACGTCTCGCAGGAGCCGGTGTGA
- a CDS encoding metal ABC transporter permease, with product MNLIDLLAEPLSYSFMVRALIATVIAAVVCAVLSCWLVLIGWSLMGDAVSHAVLPGVVLAYLVGAPFALGALVFGFLAVALIGVVRDTSRIKEDAAIGIVFTTLFALGLVLISVTPSQTDLNHIVFGNLLGVATGDVVQIGVLGAVALTVLVLKRRDFTLYAFDPTHAHAIGLNPKVLGAALLGLLALTSVVALQVVGVILVVAMLIIPGATAYLLTNRFQRMLLIAPVLSALAAVTGLYLSYYLDTASGGMIVLVQGSVFALAYLFGPEHGILGRRLAARRRAAAQV from the coding sequence GTGAACCTGATCGACCTGCTGGCCGAACCGCTCAGCTACAGCTTCATGGTCCGCGCGCTGATCGCCACCGTGATCGCCGCGGTGGTGTGCGCGGTGCTGTCCTGCTGGCTGGTGCTCATCGGCTGGTCGCTGATGGGGGACGCGGTCTCGCACGCGGTGCTGCCCGGCGTGGTGCTGGCCTATCTGGTGGGCGCGCCGTTCGCGTTGGGGGCCTTGGTGTTCGGGTTCCTGGCGGTGGCGCTGATCGGGGTGGTGCGGGACACCAGCCGGATCAAGGAGGACGCGGCCATCGGCATCGTGTTCACCACGCTGTTCGCCCTCGGCCTGGTGCTGATCTCGGTGACGCCGAGCCAGACCGACCTCAACCACATCGTCTTCGGCAACCTGCTCGGCGTGGCCACCGGCGACGTGGTCCAGATCGGGGTGCTCGGCGCGGTGGCGCTGACCGTGCTGGTGCTCAAGCGCCGCGACTTCACCCTCTACGCCTTCGACCCCACGCACGCGCACGCCATCGGCCTCAACCCCAAGGTGCTCGGCGCGGCGCTGCTCGGGCTGCTCGCGCTGACCTCGGTGGTGGCGCTACAGGTGGTCGGGGTGATCCTGGTGGTGGCGATGCTGATCATCCCGGGCGCGACCGCCTACCTGCTGACCAACCGGTTCCAGCGGATGCTGCTGATCGCCCCGGTGCTCTCCGCACTGGCCGCGGTCACCGGCCTGTACCTGAGCTACTACCTGGACACCGCGTCCGGCGGCATGATCGTGCTGGTGCAGGGCTCGGTGTTCGCGCTGGCCTACCTCTTCGGCCCGGAACACGGGATCTTGGGCCGTCGGCTGGCCGCGCGCCGGCGTGCGGCTGCCCAGGTGTGA